In Trichocoleus desertorum NBK24, the following are encoded in one genomic region:
- a CDS encoding glutathione S-transferase family protein, with protein sequence MLELYQFEMSHYCEKVRLILDYKGLAYRKIEVTPGIGQVDLFRMSGQRQVPVLKDGNEVIADSTAIAKYLDRQYPDRPVIPTDPKQKGLCLMLEEWADEVMGLNARKAMLAAFSQSADFRTAALPASTPALLKNLIGSVPSEVLDVLSFGVGMGPDALHSAKASLRQNLEALTFILLDHPYLVSDQPTLADFAVAGMSMYIKFPTGSYLDIPEGLKGKGVPGLADVGTFAPFFDWRDRLYTEYRKSFTPATTTSSSTRPTSIDIE encoded by the coding sequence ATGTTGGAGTTGTACCAATTTGAGATGTCGCACTACTGCGAAAAAGTGCGGCTAATTTTGGACTACAAGGGATTGGCCTATCGCAAGATTGAAGTGACCCCTGGCATTGGGCAAGTAGACCTTTTCCGAATGTCTGGGCAGCGCCAAGTACCCGTATTGAAAGATGGCAACGAAGTGATTGCCGATTCCACTGCGATCGCTAAATATCTCGATCGCCAATATCCCGATCGCCCCGTTATCCCTACAGACCCTAAGCAAAAAGGGCTGTGCCTGATGTTGGAAGAATGGGCTGATGAAGTCATGGGTCTAAACGCCCGCAAGGCCATGCTCGCCGCCTTCAGCCAAAGCGCAGATTTTCGTACTGCCGCCCTACCTGCTTCTACGCCTGCCCTATTAAAAAACTTGATTGGTTCAGTCCCTAGCGAAGTGCTAGACGTGCTGAGCTTCGGCGTTGGCATGGGACCCGATGCCTTGCATAGCGCTAAAGCCTCACTCCGACAGAACCTAGAAGCCCTGACCTTTATCTTGCTCGATCACCCCTACTTAGTGTCCGATCAGCCTACCCTAGCTGACTTCGCTGTCGCAGGGATGAGTATGTACATCAAATTCCCGACTGGCTCTTACCTCGACATCCCCGAAGGACTCAAAGGCAAAGGAGTTCCAGGATTAGCAGATGTAGGCACCTTCGCCCCCTTCTTCGACTGGCGCGATCGCCTCTACACCGAGTACCGAAAATCCTTCACCCCCGCTACCACCACCTCCAGTAGCACCAGACCCACCTCGATCGACATCGAGTAG